Proteins from a genomic interval of Desulfovibrio litoralis DSM 11393:
- a CDS encoding 4-hydroxybenzoate octaprenyltransferase → MTKLKTFFALCRMIKIEHSIFALPFAWFGLFAAQDTFPSLLTFIVFSLAMVCGRSFAMGINRILDVKIDTENPRTLMRPLVTGEITKKQALIFSLSMGVGLLIFSALLNIKCVILAIIILCLSVLYSYAKRFTFLCHFILGLILGLSPVAGWLATGTELTLTPILIGLGVMFWVAGFDIIYACQDFEFDLKQGLNSFPVKYGLNTALTFAGFFHINTIIFFLLSGLALNLNFYWYLIMATVSGLLIWQHKLVSHTNLSKVNIAFFYINAIISPLILLGFILCSP, encoded by the coding sequence ATGACAAAACTAAAAACATTTTTTGCTTTATGCAGAATGATTAAAATAGAGCATTCCATTTTTGCTCTGCCTTTTGCGTGGTTTGGCTTATTTGCGGCTCAAGACACCTTTCCCTCTTTATTGACCTTTATTGTTTTCAGCTTGGCTATGGTTTGCGGGCGTTCATTCGCAATGGGTATAAATCGCATTCTTGATGTCAAGATTGACACAGAAAACCCAAGAACCTTGATGCGTCCTTTGGTCACCGGCGAAATAACAAAAAAACAAGCTCTTATCTTTAGCCTCAGCATGGGAGTTGGGCTTTTGATTTTTTCGGCTTTATTGAATATTAAGTGTGTTATCTTGGCAATAATTATTTTATGCCTGTCGGTATTATATAGCTATGCCAAACGCTTTACCTTTTTATGCCACTTTATACTTGGTTTAATTTTAGGGCTTTCGCCTGTCGCCGGGTGGCTTGCAACAGGAACGGAACTTACTCTTACCCCTATTTTAATCGGTCTTGGAGTAATGTTTTGGGTTGCGGGCTTTGATATTATTTATGCCTGCCAAGATTTTGAATTTGATTTAAAACAAGGTCTAAATTCTTTTCCGGTAAAATACGGACTCAACACAGCTTTAACTTTTGCCGGTTTTTTTCATATAAATACGATAATCTTTTTCCTTTTATCCGGCTTGGCGTTAAACCTTAATTTTTACTGGTATCTTATCATGGCTACTGTGAGTGGTCTTCTGATTTGGCAACACAAATTAGTCAGCCACACAAATCTATCAAAAGTAAATATAGCTTTTTTTTACATTAATGCTATTATTTCACCATTAATCTTATTAGGCTTTATTCTTTGTTCTCCCTAA